In Nostoc edaphicum CCNP1411, the sequence CTCGCAGCCACCTACGGTGTTTGTCGCTGGTTGACAAGCGGACGCTTTGGGAGGTTGTTGATAGCGATTCGTGATGATGAAAGTCGGGTAAGATTTTCTGGCTACGACCCTACAGATTTTAAAGTGGTGGTGTTTGCAGTTTCCGGTGCGATCGCAGGCATAGCAGGAGCATTTTACACCATTCAGAGTGGTTCTGTCTCACCCAGAGCAATGGATATTGCCTTTTCGATTGAAATGGTGATTTGGGTAGCTGTGGGGGGACGCGCTACTTTAATTGGGGCGATTGTTGGAACTTTGTTAGTAAATTATGCCCGCACTTTTTTAAGCGAACAATTTGCTGAAATCTGGCTATTTTTCCAAGGCGCACTATTTTTGATAGTCGTTACAGTCCTTCCTGACGGTATCGTGGGATGGTTGCGTAGTCAGAATATTTCTCTTTTCCACCGCCATCAACAAATTGTTACATATCCCACCTTGGAAGAAGACCCCGAAGTGCAACATGAACGCGAAAATATTGGAAACTGAAAACGTAACTGTTAATTTTGACGGATTTAGGGCGCTAAATCAGCTTAACTTTAGCATGGATGTGGGTGAATTACGGGTAGTAATTGGCCCCAATGGAGCGGGAAAGACAACATTTCTGGATGTGATTACAGGGAAAGTGCAACCAACCGTTGGGCGAGTTTTATTCAAAGGAAGAAACCTACGTTCTTTACCTGAATATCGAATTGCACGATTGGGAATTGGCCGCAAGTTTCAAACACCTCGAATTTACCTGAATTTAACGCCCCGTGAGAATCTAGAAATTACCAGTAATAAGAATAAAAATGTCTTTTCTACTTTGTTTGAAGCTTCTAATGCTGTTGAAAAGAATAATATTAAAGGATTATTAGAAACCATCGGTTTAACACCTAAAGCTGATATTAGAGCAGCTTTACTTTCCCACGGTGAAAAGCAACGTTTAGAAATTGGGATGTTAGTAGCACAGTCACCAGACTTATTACTGGTTGATGAACCAGTTGCGGGTTTAACAGATGAAGAAACCTATAACATCGGCGAACTGCTTTTAGCATTAGCACAAAGTCATTCAATTTTAGTAATTGAACATGATATGGAATTTGTGCGGCAAATTGCCAAGAAAGTAACAGTTTTACATGAAGGTTCGGTGCTGTGCGAAGGGAATTTTGAGGAAATTCAAAATGACTCTCGTGTTATTGAAGTATATTTGGGAAAACAGGAAGAGTAGATTTCAATACTGCTCGCTTTGTGCATTTTTAACTCGGAATAGGGTTTGGGAAAAGGTTAAAGGAGGGTGCTAGGGCTAAAGTTTTCGTAAGATCAGTAAGGAGAAAGCGATCGCAGAGGTTAAACATTTCTACCTCGGTCTGGGTCTGTCGCATCAGCCGGAGGAAGTGACCTTCAGCGTCAACACTTAGGGCAATGTAGTTGAGGAACATTTTGAGGTAGCCTACGCGCGATCGCACTGGCATAGTTGCCGCTGTGGGGGTTTGCCATAAACGATCGATATAGTTGCGTACCTCTACTAAAGGAACGGGCGTGATCGTCTCGAAGCGCAAAGCCTGCCGAATTTGATTAAAAAGCCAAGGATTCCCGATCGCCCAGCGTCCCACCATCACACCCGCCGCGCCCGTTTGAGAAAGCACTTCCACAGCAGTTGCCGCAGAGTCGATATTGCCATTGGCAAGCACTGGACAATGAACCCGTTTGACTGCTTCAGCAATCAAATCATATTTCACTGCCCCGTGGTACATATCTTTCACGGTGCGACCATGCAAACTCAGCAAATCAATGCTGTGGCGATTGATTATATCTAGAATTTTGTAAAAGTTATCTGTATTTTCAAAGCCTACGCGCATCTTAACGGTCAAAGGTCGATCGTTCACAGCAGAACGCAGTTCTCCCAAAATCCGATCCACTTTTTCTGGTGAGAGCAACAATCCACCCCCAACATTTTTGCGATAGATTCTAGGTGCTGGACAGCCCATATTCAAGTCAACTCCAGCGATATTATAGTTGCAGAGTTCCTTTGCTGTTCTCACTAAATCTGGAATGCTTTCGCCAATCATTTGAGCAAAAACGGGGCGACCGGTGTCGTTTTCGGTGATTGCTGTCAAAATGCCACGATTGAGCCGTGAGGTGTCATTCACGCGGAAATACTCGGTGAAAAAGTAGTCAGGACTGCCGTAGTGGGCAATCACCTTCATAAACCAGAGGTTTGTTACATCCTGCATTGGCGCAAGAGCCGTGAGGGGTAAGTCTGGATGCAACGATTGGGGGAGCGGCGATACCTGGGACATAGAGATGAAGAGGGTTCGACAAAGCATTAGTCTTTGAACCTCGCATGACTAGAAGTCACACGATTCCTGCTTCATAATACTGTTTTCTTTGATTAAACGAGTGTAAGGTTTGCAGAAATCAAAGTCAGACTAACTGCCCAGAACTTCACTGATTTGCTCTGCCAGTTTCAATGGACGGAAAGGCTTGGCAAAAATAGCAGCAACATCCAAATCAGTAAAACTCTCTCGATCCGATTGCTGAAATTTGGCTGTTAATAAAATTACTGGAATTTTTTGAGTGGCGGGGTTAGCTTTCAATTGTTGCAGAGTTGCACGCCCATCCATATCAGGCATCATCATATCTAGTAGGATGACATCTAGTTTATGGTTAAGAGCTACGTTTAAGGCTTCTTGACCAGAACTAGCTGTCAAAACATTCCAGCCAGCACCCATTTCTAATCCCAACTTTGCGATCGCCCGCACATCTTCTTCATCATCAACAATCAAGATATTTTTGCTCATAATGACACTCTTCCACGATGTATGTGCTAATTTGCTTGATCGCTCTTGAGATATTCTAAAGCTAAATCGGGGAAAAGCAGGGGAGAATTAAACAGTTAAAAGCCATTTATTAGAAAGCTGGTAAAGGTAACAGTACATAAAACGTGCTACCTTCACCCAAAGTGCTCTGAACCCAGATTTTACCGTTATGTTGCTGGACAATATTTCGGCAAATAGCCAGTCCTAAACCTGTTCCTCCTTTTTTGCGGGAGTCGGATGCATCTACCTGCTGAAAGCGCTCGAAGATTAGTTGCAATTTATCTTTAGGAATTCCTCGCCCTTCATCTCGAATAGTAATCAGCAGGAAACTGGGTAATAGAGGGCTTTGTGTTGAAGAATGGTCATTTTCTCCCAACTCAACACCCTTGTGTTCTGCGAGTGTGGCACTTATCCACACGGTATCACCTGGTTCAGAAAACTTAATAGCATTACTTATTAAGTTAGTCAGAGTTTGTAATAGGCGATCGGGATCTGCCCAAAGTTCAATTGCTAGAGGATCGACAATCAGTTTAACTTGCAATTTATCTGCCATTGCCTGCATTGTTTCTGTTGCCATAATCAGCAGATCAGCAGCGTTGCACTTCACCTTCTGCATGAAGATTTTGACTGATTTCATCCGCTCTAAATCGAGAATATCATTTATCAATCGGATCAGTCGTTCAGTATTAGTAGTAGCAATGCTCAGAACTTTTTGTCCCTGTTCAGTTAGAGTTCCTAATTGTCCTGCACCCAATAAATCTAACGCTCCCATTGTAGAGGTTAAAGGTGTACGTAATTCGTGACTAACTAAAGAGATAAATTCGTTTTCCAAGCGTTTACGTTCGGTGATGTCGTTGGCAATCAATAAAGCGCATTGCACCCCACCCAGGTCAATCAATTCGATAGATAGCAGTATAGTCTTGACCTCTCCAGACTTGGTAGAAAATTCAAATTCCTGATTATAGAGTGACCCAGTATCAGATAAAAGTTGGATGGTCTGAGCGATCGCTACTGCATCCTTACCGAAATTAAGTTCAGCAACCGTGTCACCAATCACTTCCTCTAGACAATAGCCGCTCATCTTCAAGAAACTGGGATTGACATCAATAAAACGAGCTTCCGAAATGGTAGCGATCGCGATCGGATTGGGACTAGAGCGAAAAACTTTAGTGAACTTCTCTTCTGCTTTGGCGCGATCATAAATTTCCTGCTGCAACCGCTCATTTTGGGCTTGGAGTTGTTGTTGCAGCTTCCAAATCGTCAAGTGATTTTCAATTCGTGCTAAAACCTCTTCTAGTTGAAAAGGCTTAGTTATATAGTCCACGCCACCAACTGCAAACGCTTTCACCTTATCCAGCACATCACCCAAAGCGCTGATAAAAATCACCGGAATTTCGCGGGTGCGATCGTTTGCCTTCAGGTGTTGGCAGACTTCATAGCCATTCATCTCCGGCATATTCACATCCAACAAAATCAGGTCTGGGGGAACTGCATTTGCTCCCCGTAACCCCGTAGAACCTTTAGTTACGCTGCGAACTTTATATCCCTGTTCCGTCAGCATGGCAGATAGGAGGTTTAGGTTTTCTGGCGTGTCATCAATCACCAGTATGTCTGCTTTTGGCAAGTTGAGTGGCTCTTTAGGCATGGCAATATCGACTTTAGCCAGAATAGGCTACTAATTCTTTCTAGAAATTTTAACCTTAGTTCCATATCTTAATAATCAGTTACAAAAAAAATATCAATTACCCATTTATCTCCCCTAGTTCTCCCCGATTAATTTCTAATGTTAAAAACATCAAATCAAGTTTGTAGATTACACCTACCAAATTACACAACGAGGAGTAACTTGTATGCAAAGTTCAACCATACGTAAACCAACTATTCTTGCACCAGGAGAAGGTAATCAATTCTCAATTCTTGGTTCACATTTTACAACAAAAGTAACTGGGGAAGAGACAAATCAAGCTTGGACGATTTATGAAATTACAGATACAGAAGAAAATGGCCCGCCACTGCACACTCACCCTTGGGAAGAAGCATTTTATGTTCTAGAAGGGGAATTAGACATCCAAGTTGGTACAGAAACAATTTTGGCATCACCAGGCTTTTTCGTTAACATTCCTCACAATGCACCACACGCCTTCAAGATTCGTTCTGCTACTGCTAAATTTCTGGTTTTAGTTTCACCTAAAGGTGCAAAAAACTTTTATGAAGAAATGGGTCAAGTCGCAGATAGTTCATCGTTAAACATGGAAAAAGTGCAACCTGTTTTGAACAAATATGGATTGCAATTTCTTGCGTGAACGTTTCATTGGAATGCAGCGCACAGCTAGCTGTGCTACTGGTAACTGCTATATATAAACACGCAAACTTCGCGCCCTAAATCACTTTAGTTGGTAAATAAATCTATTTCTACAAAAGCCAAATGTACTCACTAACAAACAACCAACTCTATTCCATGCCAAAAGCTGTCCGCATTTTCGCTTCTAGTGCCTTGAGTTTGGGACTAACCGCTAGCCTTATTTTTTACCCAAGCGCAAGTCAGGCAGGTAAAAACGATACTGGAGTCCCTGCTGAACTCCAGGGCGAGTGGCGATATGGTCGAATCTCGTCCATCCAATACCAAGATAGTTACACAGGGCAGTCAGCAGCCCCAAACGGTTCCAGCGATCAATTTCAACTCGCATCTAACGGAAACTACAAGCGAAATAGGCTGCTTCAAATCAACACTTACAACTGTGCGTCTAACCTCTTCATAGAGGAAAAAGGCAAAGTTAAAATTGAGGCTCAACGCCTGACTTTCCAACCCAGTGACAGCACATCCAAAGGGCAAATTTGTAATAGCGGGCGCACTTACTCCAGCCGCAATACAGCAAAGCCTGAGACTTATCAGTGGTCGATTGAGACGAATGAGTACGGGCAGCAAGTTCTAGTGCTTGAGACTGCCGATGGTAAAGGTAAAGCTCATTACGGACGACCTCAATAAGCCAATAAGCATTCAAGAGTTAAGCTTTTTTCTCTTCCCACCCTTCCTTGCTCCCCTAGTTCTCCCCGATTGTTTCCTAATTTATAAAATATCGAACTGAGGTTATTCCATGATTCACCATATTTCAATTGCTGTTAGAAACCCTAGTCATGTTGCCCAAGTTCTGGCAGAAATCTTAAAAGCGCAAGCTGTTCCATTTCCTCCTAACCCAGGAAGCTATATGGTTATACCTTTTGATGAATACGGTACAGCCATTGAACTTTATCCTTTAGGCTCTCAAATTGAACCTGGTGAAAATGATGAAGAATGCGTATTTGTTCATACTGCAATTACCTCTATTTATACAGATATTCATGCAGCTATTTCTGTACCCATTAGTCAGAAAGAAATTGAACAAATCGGTGTCCGTGAAGGTTGGCGCGTAGTTCGCTGTAATCGCGATTCTTTCTTTGATGTGATTGAGTTCTGGGTGGAAAACAGATTAATGATAGAATTGCTAACACCAGAAATGGCATCTCAGTATTTAAAATTTGCCACTCAGCAAGAAAATCTGAAATATTTTTTGACAGAACCAGCTTTAGCCGCAACTTGAGAAATATTTATAGGAATCCTATTTGTTTGCAATTTTCGCAAACAGCATATCTGCAACTTCTCAAATAAATCGGGGATCTTGTTGATCGCAAATGATTCAGGATTGCTATCTTAATTTCTTTAATTTCAGTACTTTTGCAACCAAAGAGCTTTGCCTGTGGCGGGTATAGCTCTTTGGTTATGGTAAATAACAGAAGTGAGGAAAGGAGCAAAGGTAATGATTTAGAATCAACTAATATGTAAACCAATACTAACATGATTGACCACGACCGTTTATTTAAAGAACTGATTGCAACATTTTTTATAGAATTTTTATAATTATTTTTTCCCAGGTAATTGCTTATCTAGAACCTGACTCTTTAAAATTCTTGGACAAAGAAGTATTTACCGATGTCACAGCTGGCGAACAATACGAAGCCGATTTAGTAGTACAAGTAAAATTTCGAGAACAAAAAACTTTTTTTCTCGTGCATATCGAAAATCAGTCATATTCACAAGCTGATTTTGGCCGGAGAATCGGTAACAAAACGTTCTAGATCCCCCTAAATCCCCCTTAAAAAGGGGGGTAATTAGACTTGTGTGTACACCGTAGCCAATGCATCGGGGGGGATTTAGGGGGGTCAAATTTCTGATGTCAAAGGCAAGCAGATGGTGAAACAAGTTCTACCTGGCTGCGACTCAAATGAAAGCGTACCGTGATGGCGATTCTCTACAATCCGGCGAGTAGTTTCTAAACCCAATCCCGATCCCTGCCCCACTGATTTGGTGGTAAAGAAGGGTTCAAAAATGCGCGTTTTAATTTCAAGTGGAATTCCACTGCCTGAGTCGATGATGTCAATATGGGCAAAGCGATCGCAATGGTATGTTGTAATTTCCAGCAATCCCTTACCATCCATTGCATCAATGGCGTTGTCAATCAAGTTTGTCCACACTTGATTCAGTTCACTGCCATAGGCAAGAATTTTCGGAAGACCTCGATCGTAATTGCGTTGCACTTGGACACCGCACTTGAGTTTATGAGCAAACAATCGCAAGGTATCTTCCAAGCCTTGATGTATATCTACTTCTTGCTGAGTGCCTTGATCGAGGTAAGAATAAGACTTCATCGCTTGCACAAGTTCAGAAATCCTCTCAGATCCTCGCAAACCATGTTTAATCATTGACATGACTTCAAAGGAAAGCGCTAGCCAGTGCAATCCCATTTCTCGCAATTCTGTGTCATCGTTGCGCCAACGTTCCATTAATTGCTCTAAGCTTTCAACCTCAACACCACCTTCCGCTAAAGGTTCTGCTAATTTCCATGCTTGCTTCACACCATAGTCTTCTAACCATTCCAGCAATATGGATTCGCGATCGCTTAAGGTTACAGGATCTAGGCGATTATTCAAAATCGCATCATAGCCTTGATCGCGTACTCTCAACCAGTGTTGAGTATGGGCTTCGTCAACATTGCGTTGCCCATAAACTAAGTTCATTCGTTGTAACTCTAGGATGGCGGCTGGCATTTCTCCTAAAGTCCGAACCAGGGCGGCGGCTGGGTTGTTGAGTTCATGAGCTAAACCGGCGGCAAGTGTCCCTAAAGCTGCCATCTTTTCCCGCCCACGAATGAAAGACTCTAGCCCCCGGACACGACTTTGCATAATTCGGAAGACCATCTGCTCAA encodes:
- the urtD gene encoding urea ABC transporter ATP-binding protein UrtD, whose amino-acid sequence is MNAKILETENVTVNFDGFRALNQLNFSMDVGELRVVIGPNGAGKTTFLDVITGKVQPTVGRVLFKGRNLRSLPEYRIARLGIGRKFQTPRIYLNLTPRENLEITSNKNKNVFSTLFEASNAVEKNNIKGLLETIGLTPKADIRAALLSHGEKQRLEIGMLVAQSPDLLLVDEPVAGLTDEETYNIGELLLALAQSHSILVIEHDMEFVRQIAKKVTVLHEGSVLCEGNFEEIQNDSRVIEVYLGKQEE
- a CDS encoding tRNA-dihydrouridine synthase family protein is translated as MSQVSPLPQSLHPDLPLTALAPMQDVTNLWFMKVIAHYGSPDYFFTEYFRVNDTSRLNRGILTAITENDTGRPVFAQMIGESIPDLVRTAKELCNYNIAGVDLNMGCPAPRIYRKNVGGGLLLSPEKVDRILGELRSAVNDRPLTVKMRVGFENTDNFYKILDIINRHSIDLLSLHGRTVKDMYHGAVKYDLIAEAVKRVHCPVLANGNIDSAATAVEVLSQTGAAGVMVGRWAIGNPWLFNQIRQALRFETITPVPLVEVRNYIDRLWQTPTAATMPVRSRVGYLKMFLNYIALSVDAEGHFLRLMRQTQTEVEMFNLCDRFLLTDLTKTLALAPSFNLFPNPIPS
- a CDS encoding response regulator; translated protein: MSKNILIVDDEEDVRAIAKLGLEMGAGWNVLTASSGQEALNVALNHKLDVILLDMMMPDMDGRATLQQLKANPATQKIPVILLTAKFQQSDRESFTDLDVAAIFAKPFRPLKLAEQISEVLGS
- a CDS encoding ATP-binding protein; the protein is MPKEPLNLPKADILVIDDTPENLNLLSAMLTEQGYKVRSVTKGSTGLRGANAVPPDLILLDVNMPEMNGYEVCQHLKANDRTREIPVIFISALGDVLDKVKAFAVGGVDYITKPFQLEEVLARIENHLTIWKLQQQLQAQNERLQQEIYDRAKAEEKFTKVFRSSPNPIAIATISEARFIDVNPSFLKMSGYCLEEVIGDTVAELNFGKDAVAIAQTIQLLSDTGSLYNQEFEFSTKSGEVKTILLSIELIDLGGVQCALLIANDITERKRLENEFISLVSHELRTPLTSTMGALDLLGAGQLGTLTEQGQKVLSIATTNTERLIRLINDILDLERMKSVKIFMQKVKCNAADLLIMATETMQAMADKLQVKLIVDPLAIELWADPDRLLQTLTNLISNAIKFSEPGDTVWISATLAEHKGVELGENDHSSTQSPLLPSFLLITIRDEGRGIPKDKLQLIFERFQQVDASDSRKKGGTGLGLAICRNIVQQHNGKIWVQSTLGEGSTFYVLLPLPAF
- a CDS encoding cupin domain-containing protein, with protein sequence MQSSTIRKPTILAPGEGNQFSILGSHFTTKVTGEETNQAWTIYEITDTEENGPPLHTHPWEEAFYVLEGELDIQVGTETILASPGFFVNIPHNAPHAFKIRSATAKFLVLVSPKGAKNFYEEMGQVADSSSLNMEKVQPVLNKYGLQFLA
- a CDS encoding ATP-binding protein, giving the protein MLCIEELVNLDAFQQLPKERLQWVCDRAQTVELSAGEVLSHEGDPVCRLFILVKGKINITRRSEGVEIPIGQHEAPSFFGEIPVLTGEPAPVTMRALTNCRIYEMKGEDFRKLLHECRDFEQMVFRIMQSRVRGLESFIRGREKMAALGTLAAGLAHELNNPAAALVRTLGEMPAAILELQRMNLVYGQRNVDEAHTQHWLRVRDQGYDAILNNRLDPVTLSDRESILLEWLEDYGVKQAWKLAEPLAEGGVEVESLEQLMERWRNDDTELREMGLHWLALSFEVMSMIKHGLRGSERISELVQAMKSYSYLDQGTQQEVDIHQGLEDTLRLFAHKLKCGVQVQRNYDRGLPKILAYGSELNQVWTNLIDNAIDAMDGKGLLEITTYHCDRFAHIDIIDSGSGIPLEIKTRIFEPFFTTKSVGQGSGLGLETTRRIVENRHHGTLSFESQPGRTCFTICLPLTSEI